A genomic region of Criblamydia sequanensis CRIB-18 contains the following coding sequences:
- the alaS gene encoding alanine--tRNA ligase gives MQTEMLRKKFLNYFKSKGHTIVPSSLVVPHDDPTLLFTNAGMNQFKDVFLGKSKRDYTRASTSQKCIRVGGKHNDLENVGHTRRHLTFFEMLGNFSFGDYFKEDAIRFAFEVSTEVFGFNPDRIWPSVFEKDDEAFELWKAYIPEKRIVRFGEKENFWAMGDTGPCGPCSELLYDRGEKYGSAKNPYEDASGERYLEFWNLVFMQFNKLDPKTVEPLPKPAVDTGAGLERILSLSMDVDNVFETDVLRSLIAKIEEVSNVKYNPEDSQKSPAFRVIADHLRCLSFAISDGVVPSNVDRGYVLRKVLRRAVRYGRQLGLDKPFLKDILPKLVETMGNDYKELKTNESRIAEILTVEEESFLKTLKRGGTILNQIIASSKSHGNEISGEDAFKLKDTYGLPFEEIFLLAKDSGLTVNSKRFDELELEAKERSKQAHKASKQMASVNLFFEFLEKEGPTQFTGYNHISSDAQVKALVKDGEFVSRLNEGEEGLVILDKTPFYAEMGGQVGDEGTLVSKDVIFDVKDAKSPFKGVTAHIGKIEKGMLKINDSLIAKVNQERRQKIANNHTATHLLHWALEKVLGSHIKQAGSVVDDKRLRFDFSHHKAMTKDEIKNIEDLVNEKIRSNASVKSYEVSYETAQKREDIKQFFGDKYDDQVRVIDIDFSKELCGGTHTERLGNIGYFRILKESSIAAGVRRIEAISGSDAETFARMAEDTLEKAAKELKTTEDKLLSRIASLLEEEKKLNEKIKEFKNDKLAHVAEKLANHVETKSGIRFLVDIALIEPEDLKALADLLMSKFNLDVLAVGVKLFDGRCQVLSKISDKASRQSIKAIDLIKLISPLIEGSGGGKDLMAQAGGKSSERLQEALDKAKNHLVQTL, from the coding sequence ATGCAAACTGAGATGCTTAGAAAGAAATTTTTGAATTACTTTAAAAGTAAAGGCCATACGATTGTACCTTCCTCATTGGTGGTCCCCCATGACGACCCGACTTTGCTTTTCACAAATGCCGGAATGAACCAGTTCAAGGATGTATTTCTTGGAAAAAGCAAACGGGATTACACTAGAGCCTCTACTTCTCAAAAATGCATTCGTGTGGGCGGAAAACATAACGACCTTGAGAATGTAGGTCATACAAGACGCCATTTGACCTTCTTTGAAATGCTCGGAAACTTTTCTTTTGGAGATTATTTTAAGGAAGATGCGATTCGTTTCGCTTTTGAAGTTTCCACTGAAGTATTTGGCTTTAATCCGGATAGAATTTGGCCTTCTGTTTTTGAAAAAGATGATGAAGCGTTTGAACTTTGGAAAGCTTACATCCCGGAAAAACGAATTGTCCGCTTTGGCGAAAAAGAGAATTTTTGGGCCATGGGAGACACAGGCCCTTGCGGCCCTTGCTCAGAGCTTCTATATGATCGAGGAGAGAAATATGGCTCCGCTAAAAACCCTTATGAAGACGCATCCGGTGAGCGTTATCTTGAATTTTGGAATCTTGTTTTCATGCAGTTCAACAAACTTGATCCAAAAACAGTTGAGCCCCTCCCAAAACCTGCTGTTGATACAGGCGCTGGCCTTGAGCGGATTTTAAGCCTTTCTATGGATGTCGATAATGTTTTTGAAACAGATGTCCTAAGAAGCCTCATTGCAAAAATTGAAGAAGTGTCTAATGTCAAATATAATCCTGAGGATAGCCAAAAAAGCCCTGCCTTCAGGGTTATTGCCGATCATTTGCGCTGCTTATCCTTTGCCATTTCAGACGGGGTTGTTCCAAGCAATGTGGATAGGGGCTATGTTTTACGAAAAGTTTTAAGACGCGCTGTGAGGTATGGCAGACAACTTGGCCTTGATAAACCCTTTTTAAAGGATATTCTGCCAAAGCTTGTAGAAACCATGGGGAATGACTATAAAGAGTTAAAGACAAATGAGAGCAGAATTGCCGAGATCTTAACTGTTGAAGAAGAATCATTCCTAAAAACTCTAAAACGGGGCGGCACTATTTTAAATCAAATCATTGCCTCTTCAAAATCCCATGGGAATGAAATATCCGGTGAGGATGCTTTTAAACTTAAAGACACCTACGGATTGCCTTTCGAAGAAATTTTTCTTCTTGCTAAGGATTCAGGCCTTACTGTTAACTCTAAGCGGTTTGATGAGCTCGAATTAGAAGCAAAAGAAAGATCAAAGCAAGCCCATAAAGCCTCCAAACAAATGGCATCTGTCAATTTATTTTTCGAATTCTTAGAGAAAGAAGGGCCCACTCAATTTACAGGTTATAACCATATATCCTCTGATGCCCAAGTGAAAGCCCTTGTAAAAGATGGCGAGTTTGTGTCCCGCCTCAATGAAGGGGAAGAAGGCCTTGTCATCTTGGATAAAACCCCTTTCTACGCAGAAATGGGAGGACAAGTTGGAGATGAAGGAACTCTTGTCTCTAAAGATGTGATCTTTGATGTGAAGGATGCAAAATCTCCCTTTAAGGGAGTGACAGCTCATATTGGAAAAATCGAGAAGGGCATGTTAAAAATTAATGATTCACTGATAGCAAAAGTCAATCAAGAACGGCGTCAAAAAATTGCCAATAATCATACCGCCACGCACCTCTTGCACTGGGCTCTTGAAAAAGTTTTAGGAAGCCACATTAAACAAGCCGGATCTGTTGTTGATGATAAAAGGCTTCGCTTTGATTTTTCCCATCATAAAGCGATGACTAAAGATGAGATTAAGAATATCGAGGATCTTGTTAACGAAAAAATAAGATCAAACGCTTCTGTCAAATCTTATGAAGTGTCTTATGAAACCGCTCAAAAGCGGGAAGATATAAAACAATTTTTCGGAGATAAATATGACGATCAGGTCAGGGTCATCGATATTGATTTCTCTAAAGAATTATGTGGAGGAACCCATACTGAGAGACTTGGGAACATCGGCTATTTTAGGATTCTAAAAGAAAGCAGCATAGCTGCGGGTGTTAGAAGAATTGAAGCGATAAGCGGATCTGACGCTGAAACGTTTGCAAGAATGGCTGAAGACACCCTTGAGAAAGCGGCAAAGGAACTTAAGACAACAGAAGATAAGCTTTTATCTAGAATCGCATCCCTTCTTGAAGAAGAAAAAAAATTAAATGAAAAAATTAAAGAATTTAAAAACGATAAGCTCGCACATGTCGCCGAAAAGCTTGCAAACCATGTTGAGACGAAATCAGGGATCCGTTTTTTAGTGGATATTGCCTTAATTGAACCTGAAGATCTTAAGGCACTAGCCGATTTATTAATGAGCAAGTTTAATTTAGATGTGCTTGCAGTTGGTGTAAAACTTTTTGACGGAAGATGCCAGGTTCTCTCAAAAATATCAGATAAAGCAAGCCGTCAATCGATTAAAGCAATTGATCTGATTAAGCTTATTTCCCCTCTTATAGAAGGCTCCGGAGGAGGTAAGGATTTAATGGCTCAAGCAGGAGGAAAATCCTCAGAAAGGCTTCAAGAAGCTCTAGACAAAGCTAAAAATCATCTTGTTCAAACATTATGA
- the nqrE gene encoding NADH:ubiquinone reductase (Na(+)-transporting) subunit E — translation MWMDNYLPINLFGLLLQSVLIENFLLANFLGMCTYLACSTKLKTANGLGVAVVFVLFFSGILNWLVHQYVTKPGALSWLSFIGLDASQINLNFLEFLLFISVIAGFVQMTEIVMEKLTPGLYLTLGIYLPLIAVNCAILGACLFAVTRDYPFIPNLIYILGSGLGWWLAIALIASIREKLATSDVIPALRGMGITFIMTGLMSMAFQGFTGIKLANPSGEKSSAIELKLPDSKAEMSSPE, via the coding sequence ATGTGGATGGATAATTACTTGCCGATTAATTTGTTCGGGCTTCTCTTGCAATCTGTTTTAATTGAAAACTTTCTTCTAGCCAACTTCCTTGGCATGTGCACTTACCTTGCTTGCTCAACTAAATTAAAAACAGCCAATGGCCTTGGCGTCGCAGTTGTTTTCGTCTTGTTTTTTTCCGGAATTTTAAACTGGTTAGTTCATCAATATGTGACAAAGCCCGGGGCTCTATCCTGGTTAAGCTTTATTGGCCTAGACGCAAGCCAAATCAATTTGAACTTTTTGGAATTTTTGCTTTTTATTTCGGTCATTGCAGGTTTTGTCCAGATGACTGAAATCGTCATGGAAAAATTAACGCCCGGACTTTATTTAACCCTCGGCATCTATCTTCCCTTAATTGCCGTTAATTGCGCCATTCTTGGCGCTTGCCTTTTTGCAGTTACAAGAGACTATCCATTTATACCTAACCTTATTTACATTCTTGGATCAGGGCTTGGCTGGTGGCTTGCGATAGCTCTCATTGCATCCATTCGTGAAAAATTAGCGACATCTGATGTGATCCCAGCTTTAAGAGGTATGGGAATCACCTTTATTATGACAGGGCTTATGTCCATGGCTTTTCAGGGATTTACGGGGATAAAACTTGCTAACCCATCCGGTGAGAAGTCTTCAGCAATTGAACTTAAACTGCCGGATTCAAAAGCTGAAATGTCTTCTCCTGAATAA
- the nqrD gene encoding NADH:ubiquinone reductase (Na(+)-transporting) subunit D, translated as MAVNKSKPFSYFTDQVWDSNQVLVAVLGICSALGVTNRLSVALTMGLSVSFVTAFSSFFVSLLRKITPDSVRMITELAIISVFVIIIDQFLQAYFFPISKVLSVFVGLIITNCIVMGRAEGMALSVAPLPAFFDGLGAGLGYAWVLFIVGGIRELFGFGQLFNLQVIPTSWYASQENPNAYENFAMMVSPPAAFFIIGCMIWIYNIYNNKKGN; from the coding sequence ATGGCTGTAAATAAATCAAAACCTTTTTCTTACTTTACCGATCAAGTCTGGGACAGCAACCAGGTGCTTGTGGCAGTCCTTGGGATTTGTTCGGCGCTTGGCGTAACAAACAGGCTTTCTGTTGCTTTAACCATGGGCTTATCGGTCAGTTTTGTCACTGCCTTTTCCTCCTTTTTTGTTTCGCTCTTAAGAAAGATAACTCCTGACAGCGTGAGAATGATTACAGAGCTTGCCATTATTTCCGTATTTGTAATTATCATCGATCAGTTTTTACAAGCTTACTTCTTTCCAATTTCTAAAGTTTTAAGCGTTTTTGTGGGGTTAATTATCACCAACTGCATAGTAATGGGTCGAGCAGAAGGCATGGCTTTATCTGTGGCCCCATTGCCTGCTTTTTTTGATGGCCTTGGCGCCGGCCTTGGCTATGCTTGGGTTCTTTTTATTGTAGGGGGTATTAGAGAGTTATTTGGTTTTGGTCAATTATTCAATCTGCAAGTGATTCCAACCTCTTGGTATGCTTCCCAAGAAAATCCGAATGCCTATGAAAATTTCGCCATGATGGTCAGCCCTCCTGCTGCTTTCTTTATTATCGGTTGCATGATTTGGATTTATAATATTTACAATAATAAAAAAGGAAATTAA
- the nqrC gene encoding NADH:ubiquinone reductase (Na(+)-transporting) subunit C, which yields MEGSLPTKISSNVGTILFMMVLSLICATILSVIASALAKPKEIARDLDRSKQMMIAAKILDHNGYFLVKDKEDSYIPAKLEKNGYLVPDDQKKIASKDELIEVYTKRLVPLLVDHKGDITTFKNVGLDPDTYIPDYRTVGYYKLPLMLIYKLLPNTEKNIGDPLKEKAEGWVIPVNGFGLWDAIYGYLAIETNGDDVIGITWYDQKETPGLGANIAEAYWQNLFENKKIFQESSSGKTDFKTAPLGITVVKGLVREVYGDSPKAKSAVDGMAGATLTGNGVTDAYKDTLAPYRPFLIKIHEASQKQTKPKDAT from the coding sequence ATGGAAGGAAGCTTGCCTACGAAAATTAGCAGTAACGTAGGAACCATCCTTTTTATGATGGTTTTAAGTTTGATTTGCGCCACCATTCTATCTGTCATTGCAAGTGCTCTTGCCAAACCAAAAGAGATTGCTAGAGATTTAGATAGAAGTAAACAAATGATGATAGCGGCTAAAATTTTAGATCATAACGGGTATTTTCTTGTTAAAGATAAGGAAGATAGCTATATCCCGGCAAAGCTTGAGAAAAATGGGTATCTCGTCCCTGATGACCAAAAGAAAATTGCCTCAAAAGATGAACTAATTGAAGTCTATACCAAACGGCTCGTCCCCCTTCTTGTTGATCATAAAGGTGATATCACGACTTTTAAAAACGTAGGATTGGATCCGGACACATACATACCGGATTACAGGACGGTGGGCTACTACAAGCTTCCGCTCATGCTCATCTACAAACTTTTGCCAAATACAGAAAAAAATATAGGCGATCCACTTAAGGAAAAAGCAGAAGGTTGGGTGATACCGGTTAACGGTTTTGGCCTGTGGGATGCCATATACGGGTATTTAGCTATCGAAACTAACGGCGATGACGTCATTGGCATTACTTGGTATGACCAAAAAGAAACCCCTGGTTTAGGAGCCAATATCGCAGAAGCTTATTGGCAGAACTTGTTTGAGAATAAAAAAATATTTCAAGAAAGTTCAAGCGGTAAAACCGATTTTAAAACAGCGCCTCTTGGCATTACAGTCGTTAAAGGCCTTGTCAGGGAAGTTTATGGGGATTCGCCAAAAGCTAAAAGCGCGGTCGATGGCATGGCAGGCGCAACGCTTACAGGCAATGGCGTTACTGATGCTTATAAGGATACTTTAGCTCCCTATCGGCCTTTCTTAATAAAAATTCATGAAGCAAGTCAAAAACAAACTAAACCAAAAGATGCGACGTAG
- a CDS encoding Na(+)-transporting NADH-quinone reductase subunit B — protein MLRKFLDYQLSLTEKGKPLHRLKPLVTAGDTFLYEAPLNTKNGPHIRDAIDIKRWMVIVVVALIPALLAGIWNTGIQSFVYSSGDYHLMNEFIASSSSLDSYLGFAGKDNRWISIIGEGLKIVLPIIIVSYAVGGIWEAIFACIRGHEISEGFLVTGLLYALILPPTIPLWMVAVGVSVGIIFSKEVFGGSGMNIVNPALACRCFLFFGFPGRMSGNVWVGSSAPDVRASLVKMNQESGLGSLDGFTQATKLAQFKISPEIKRIQIDAIASNDLGSNVSSYEALKEKFLNWTSTSGQEAVLGKLSPEQMQQFVTTPLADGGLGLSPGAYEDAYRFASLNYGIGNNSDWNLFLGNKLGCIGETSGLAILLGALFLIYTGVGSWRTMVSMAIGAYLTALLFQVGAGYFSADQGAWNPASFTFPAYKHLLLGGLAFGLVFMATDPVSSPSMPLAKWIYGLFCGMIAIVIRQINPAYPEGVMLSILIGNVFSPLFDYYTAKFYRRRRSSHGRKLAYEN, from the coding sequence ATGCTACGAAAGTTTTTAGATTATCAACTTTCCTTAACTGAAAAAGGTAAGCCGCTTCACAGATTAAAGCCGCTTGTAACAGCAGGGGATACTTTTTTATATGAAGCTCCCCTCAATACTAAAAACGGCCCTCATATAAGGGATGCCATAGACATTAAGCGATGGATGGTTATTGTGGTTGTGGCCTTGATTCCAGCTCTTCTTGCAGGAATTTGGAATACAGGGATTCAAAGTTTTGTTTATTCAAGCGGCGACTATCATTTAATGAATGAGTTTATTGCAAGCAGCTCTTCTTTAGACAGCTATTTAGGGTTTGCGGGAAAAGACAATCGATGGATTTCAATTATTGGTGAAGGTTTAAAAATTGTTCTTCCTATCATCATCGTCTCTTATGCGGTGGGTGGAATTTGGGAAGCTATTTTTGCATGCATCCGCGGCCACGAAATTTCAGAAGGCTTTCTTGTGACAGGCCTTCTTTATGCGCTTATCCTTCCTCCCACTATTCCGCTTTGGATGGTAGCCGTCGGGGTTTCTGTCGGAATTATCTTTAGCAAAGAAGTTTTTGGCGGATCCGGAATGAATATCGTGAATCCGGCCCTTGCTTGCAGATGCTTTCTTTTCTTTGGTTTTCCTGGAAGAATGTCCGGAAATGTTTGGGTCGGAAGCTCAGCCCCGGATGTTAGGGCAAGTCTTGTCAAAATGAATCAGGAATCAGGCTTAGGGTCACTCGACGGCTTTACGCAAGCGACTAAATTAGCGCAATTTAAAATAAGTCCTGAGATCAAGAGAATTCAGATTGATGCTATTGCTTCTAATGACCTTGGTTCTAATGTCAGCAGTTATGAAGCCTTGAAGGAAAAGTTCCTCAATTGGACCTCCACTTCAGGACAAGAAGCCGTTCTCGGAAAGCTTAGTCCGGAACAAATGCAGCAATTTGTAACTACCCCCCTAGCGGATGGAGGTCTTGGACTTTCTCCCGGCGCTTATGAAGATGCTTATCGTTTTGCGAGTTTGAATTATGGCATTGGAAATAATAGCGATTGGAATCTTTTTTTAGGCAATAAGCTTGGATGCATAGGTGAAACCTCCGGCCTTGCCATTTTACTTGGTGCCCTTTTTCTGATTTATACGGGTGTCGGCTCTTGGAGAACCATGGTCTCTATGGCAATTGGCGCATACCTTACAGCCTTGCTATTTCAAGTGGGTGCTGGGTATTTTTCGGCAGACCAAGGAGCATGGAATCCTGCATCTTTTACCTTTCCGGCTTATAAGCATCTTCTTTTAGGCGGTTTAGCTTTTGGTCTTGTATTTATGGCGACAGACCCGGTTTCATCCCCTTCCATGCCGCTTGCTAAATGGATTTATGGGCTGTTCTGCGGAATGATTGCTATTGTAATACGTCAAATCAATCCGGCATATCCCGAAGGCGTGATGCTTTCGATTTTGATTGGAAATGTCTTCTCACCGCTTTTTGATTACTATACCGCCAAATTCTATAGAAGAAGAAGGAGTAGCCATGGAAGGAAGCTTGCCTACGAAAATTAG